A DNA window from Candidatus Latescibacterota bacterium contains the following coding sequences:
- the trpB gene encoding tryptophan synthase subunit beta, which yields MRKRGRFGDYGGFYVPEILMPALEELEAAFLDARRDPAFRAELRRLLADYAGRPTPITLCENLSRRVGWPLVLKREDLVHGGAHKTNQVLGQALLAKRMGKRRLIAETGAGQHGVATAMMGALFGMPTEIYMGALDVERQALNVFRMRLMGARVIPVESGSRTLKDAINEALRDWATNVRDTHYLLGTVAGPHPYPSMVGEFQRVIGREARRQFAWRFGGAPRAVVACVGGGSNAIGLFKDFVASKAELHGIEAGGEGLATGRHGATLQTGSPGILHGAFSYLLQDRDGQITETHSVSAGLDYPGVGPEHSALKDAGRARYWSVTDREALDAFRLLSETEGIVPALESAHAVAGAIKLARRYAREAKLPKADWRKRLQQAILVGLSGRGDKDMETARRLFPELG from the coding sequence ATGCGCAAGCGCGGACGCTTCGGCGACTACGGCGGCTTCTACGTCCCCGAGATCCTGATGCCGGCGCTGGAGGAGCTCGAGGCGGCCTTCCTGGACGCCCGCCGCGACCCCGCCTTCCGCGCCGAGCTGCGCCGCCTGCTGGCGGACTACGCCGGCCGCCCGACGCCCATCACCCTCTGCGAGAACCTGAGCCGCCGCGTGGGCTGGCCGCTGGTGCTCAAGCGCGAGGACCTGGTGCACGGCGGCGCGCACAAGACCAACCAGGTGCTGGGGCAGGCGCTGCTCGCCAAGCGCATGGGCAAGCGGCGGCTCATCGCCGAGACCGGCGCCGGGCAGCACGGCGTGGCGACGGCCATGATGGGCGCGCTCTTCGGCATGCCCACCGAGATCTACATGGGCGCGCTGGACGTGGAGCGGCAGGCGCTGAACGTCTTCCGCATGCGGCTCATGGGCGCGCGGGTGATTCCCGTGGAGTCGGGCAGCCGCACGCTGAAGGACGCCATCAACGAGGCCCTGCGCGACTGGGCGACGAACGTGCGCGACACGCACTACCTGCTGGGCACCGTGGCCGGGCCGCACCCCTATCCCAGCATGGTGGGGGAGTTCCAGCGCGTGATCGGCCGCGAGGCGCGGCGGCAGTTCGCGTGGCGCTTCGGCGGCGCGCCGCGCGCGGTGGTGGCCTGCGTGGGCGGGGGCAGCAACGCCATCGGCCTCTTCAAGGACTTCGTCGCCAGCAAGGCCGAGCTCCACGGCATCGAGGCCGGCGGCGAGGGCCTGGCCACGGGACGCCATGGCGCGACCCTGCAGACGGGCAGCCCCGGCATCCTGCACGGCGCCTTCAGCTACCTGCTGCAGGACCGCGACGGCCAGATCACCGAGACCCACAGCGTGAGCGCGGGCCTCGACTACCCCGGCGTCGGCCCCGAGCACAGCGCGCTTAAGGACGCCGGCCGCGCGCGCTACTGGTCGGTGACGGACCGCGAGGCCCTCGACGCCTTCCGCCTGCTCAGCGAGACCGAGGGCATCGTGCCGGCGCTGGAGAGCGCGCACGCGGTGGCCGGGGCGATCAAGCTGGCGCGGCGCTACGCGCGGGAGGCGAAGCTGCCGAAGGCCGACTGGCGGAAGCGGCTGCAGCAGGCGATCCTCGTCGGGCTGTCCGGCCGCGGCGACAAGGACATGGAGACCGCGCGCCGGCTCTTCCCGGAGCTGGGGTGA